From Camelina sativa cultivar DH55 chromosome 20, Cs, whole genome shotgun sequence, the proteins below share one genomic window:
- the LOC104770440 gene encoding guanine nucleotide-binding protein subunit gamma 3 — translation MSAPSGGGGGGGGAGHGGGEVSSSALAPSSLPPPRPKSPPEYPDLYGKRREAARVQMLEREIGFLEGEIKFVEGVQPASRCCKEVSDFVVANSDPMIPAQRKSRRSCRFWKWLCGPCLSLVSFCCCCQSKCSCHLKKPKCCSCTSCSCIGSKCCDGSCCSSICCCPRPSCSCFRGCCCSCPDLSCCIPKCFRSCSCARPSCLSKKKSSCCSCNCKIRWSSCFRCPKVRLCSCCFCNCKNLCSNPCCLAF, via the exons ATGTCTGCTCCTTctggcggtggtggaggaggaggaggagctggcCACGGTGGTGGTGAAGTGAGTTCGTCTGCTCTTGCTCCGTCGTCACTACCGCCGCCTCGTCCTAAGTCTCCGCCGGAGTATCCAGATTTGTACGGGAAACGCAGAGAGGCGGCGAGAGTTCAGATGCTCGAGAGAGAGATTGGTTTTCTCGAG GGGGAAATCAAATTCGTTGAAGGAGTACAACCAGCTTCTAGATGCTGCAAAGA GGTCTCTGATTTTGTAGTTGCAAATTCTGACCCAATGATCCCTGC ACAACGAAAAAGTCGAAGATCGTGCCGGTTCTGGAAGTGGCTCTG TGGCCCGTGTTTGAGCCTGGTGAGTTTCTGTTGTTGCTGCCAATCCAAGTGTTCGTGCCATCTGAAGAAGCCCAAGTGCTGCAGCTGTACATCTTGCAGCTGCATTGGGTCCAAATGCTGCGACGGATCGTGCTGCTCAAGCATTTGTTGTTGCCCAAGACCGAGCTGTTCATGCTTCCGAGGTTGCTGTTGTTCTTGTCCGGACTTGTCGTGCTGCATTCCCAAATGTTTCCGCAGTTGCAGTTGCGCTCGACCGTCGTGTCTGAGTAAAAAGAAGAGTTCATGCTGCAGCTGCAACTGCAAGATCAGATGGTCATCTTGTTTTAGATGTCCCAAGGTACgactttgttcttgttgtttttgcaATTGTAAAAATCTATGTTCTAATCCCTGTTGTTTAGCTTtctaa
- the LOC104770444 gene encoding protein LURP-one-related 16-like isoform X3, which translates to MGARSSHTVDPVVSRRYSSESEAVLVVRRRPSMVNGGGFVVSNNKQQVVFRVDGCGVLGTKGKLLLTNGDGVNLLLIRKMILSTHKSYVEIKGSFTERDCNIMNSDGRAIAKVRTDKEMEEMVGNKTTDLYHVIVKPNVDQAFIIGLIAVLDYIHGESTIC; encoded by the exons ATGGGTGCGAGAAGCAGCCATACAGTGGATCCAGTGGTGAGTCGGAGATACTCATCGGAATCAGAGGCGGTGCTGGTGGTGCGACGCCGACCGTCTATGGTGAACGGAGGAGGATTCGTAGTGAGCAATAACAAACAACAAGTAGTGTTTAGAGTTGATGGGTGTGGAGTTCTTGGAACAAAAGGCAAGCTTCTCTTGACAAATGGTGACGGTGTTAATTTGCTTCTCATCCGCAAAATG ATATTATCAACCCACAAGAGCTATGTGGAGATCAAAGGCTCTTTCACAGAGAGAGATTGTAACATCATGAATTCAGATGGCAGAGCCATAGCTAAG gTAAGAACAGATAAAGAGATGGAGGAAATGGTGGGGAACAAGACGACGGATCTGTATCATGTAATAGTCAAACCAAACGTTGATCAAGCTTTCATCATCGGTCTCATCGCCGTACTCGACTATATCCATGGCGAATCCACCATTTGTTAA
- the LOC104770444 gene encoding protein LURP-one-related 16-like isoform X2, with protein MGARSSHTVDPVVSRRYSSESEAVLVVRRRPSMVNGGGFVVSNNKQQVVFRVDGCGVLGTKGKLLLTNGDGVNLLLIRKMVILLTLLLYSFDFSFGFGYDKEGTERLVFTLKDPKDSCLVPNNNSSSIIILVHGKPKILSTHKSYVEIKGSFTERDCNIMNSDGRAIAKFLTKLG; from the exons ATGGGTGCGAGAAGCAGCCATACAGTGGATCCAGTGGTGAGTCGGAGATACTCATCGGAATCAGAGGCGGTGCTGGTGGTGCGACGCCGACCGTCTATGGTGAACGGAGGAGGATTCGTAGTGAGCAATAACAAACAACAAGTAGTGTTTAGAGTTGATGGGTGTGGAGTTCTTGGAACAAAAGGCAAGCTTCTCTTGACAAATGGTGACGGTGTTAATTTGCTTCTCATCCGCAAAATGGTAATTCTTCTAACTTTATTACTTTACAgttttgatttcagttttggttttggatatgaTAAAGAAGGCACAGAGAGGTTGGTTTTCACATTGAAGGATCCAAAAGATTCATGTCTGGTTCCTAACAACAACAGTTCTTCAATCATAATCTTGGTTCACGGTAAACCGAAGATATTATCAACCCACAAGAGCTATGTGGAGATCAAAGGCTCTTTCACAGAGAGAGATTGTAACATCATGAATTCAGATGGCAGAGCCATAGCTAAG TTTCTGACAAAATTGGGATAA
- the LOC104770444 gene encoding protein LURP-one-related 16-like isoform X1 encodes MGARSSHTVDPVVSRRYSSESEAVLVVRRRPSMVNGGGFVVSNNKQQVVFRVDGCGVLGTKGKLLLTNGDGVNLLLIRKMVILLTLLLYSFDFSFGFGYDKEGTERLVFTLKDPKDSCLVPNNNSSSIIILVHGKPKILSTHKSYVEIKGSFTERDCNIMNSDGRAIAKVRTDKEMEEMVGNKTTDLYHVIVKPNVDQAFIIGLIAVLDYIHGESTIC; translated from the exons ATGGGTGCGAGAAGCAGCCATACAGTGGATCCAGTGGTGAGTCGGAGATACTCATCGGAATCAGAGGCGGTGCTGGTGGTGCGACGCCGACCGTCTATGGTGAACGGAGGAGGATTCGTAGTGAGCAATAACAAACAACAAGTAGTGTTTAGAGTTGATGGGTGTGGAGTTCTTGGAACAAAAGGCAAGCTTCTCTTGACAAATGGTGACGGTGTTAATTTGCTTCTCATCCGCAAAATGGTAATTCTTCTAACTTTATTACTTTACAgttttgatttcagttttggttttggatatgaTAAAGAAGGCACAGAGAGGTTGGTTTTCACATTGAAGGATCCAAAAGATTCATGTCTGGTTCCTAACAACAACAGTTCTTCAATCATAATCTTGGTTCACGGTAAACCGAAGATATTATCAACCCACAAGAGCTATGTGGAGATCAAAGGCTCTTTCACAGAGAGAGATTGTAACATCATGAATTCAGATGGCAGAGCCATAGCTAAG gTAAGAACAGATAAAGAGATGGAGGAAATGGTGGGGAACAAGACGACGGATCTGTATCATGTAATAGTCAAACCAAACGTTGATCAAGCTTTCATCATCGGTCTCATCGCCGTACTCGACTATATCCATGGCGAATCCACCATTTGTTAA
- the LOC104770442 gene encoding endoplasmic reticulum metallopeptidase 1-like isoform X1, protein MRKRNPKASDLSETSSSSRQEPDVVYDNDALDKEVQADVQRSGKVWFSVLILVTYFSWAVYSYQYGNLPKPLTAKQAGKRGFSEIEAMKHVKALTQFGPHPVSSDALVHALEYVLGEVEKIKETAHWEVDVNVDFFESKFGVNRLVGGSFKGKSLVYSDISHIVLRILPKYESDAGDNAILVSSHIDTVFTTGGAGDCSSCVAVMLELARSVSQSAHGFKNSIIFLFNTGEEEGLNGAHSFITQHPWSSTIRLAIDLEAMGAGGKSSVFQAGPSPWAIENFALAAKYPSGQIIGQDLFTSGVIKSATDFQVYKEVAGLSGLDFAFADNTAVYHTKNDKIELIKPGSLQHLGENMLAFLLRVASSSDLPKDKTLQDEEKANPDSAVYFDVLGKYMIVYRQSFATMLYVSVIMQSLLIWVLSVFMGGYPAVVSLILSCLSIILSWIFSVAFSVAVAFILPWISSSPVPYASNPWMVVGLFVSPAVLGSISGQHVAFIFLRKKSSNRNSNKLQVSPRLRDNLARLEAERWLFKAGFIQWLVLLAIGTYYKLGSTYLALVWLVPPAFAYGLLEATLSPIRLPKPLKLATLFISLAVPILVSSGSFIQLTGTMIGMLIRFESTPGGTPEWLGNALIAVVIATFVSLTMVYLLSYIHLSGAKTLLVTALCIITALSLSLVASGVFPAFTEDTSRAVNVVHVVDTSGQDQVAFISLFSNTPGNLNMEAEQIKEGFKCGRDNKIDFVSFEAKYSCVTKKDAEVGWDKHNIPVLSVINDKERDEGRVTAVSMDTGGSSRWTLRIDMEEIEDFTMQVSEDEELMIARGEKSSNEHGWHQIQFAGGKKAPTSFVLKLYKKKEEVSDEKKKQRPLLKLRTDFNRLTPQVHRVLERLPPFCSLFGKSTSPFTLAFLASLPCTK, encoded by the exons ATGAGGAAGCGTAATCCAAAGGCGTCAGATTTGTCAGAGACATCTTCTTCTAGTCGTCAAGAGCCCGATGTTGTTTATGATAACGATGCTCTCGATAAGGAAGTGCAGGCTGATGTTCAAAGATCCGGGAAAGTTTGGTTTTCAGTGTTGATTTTGGTCACATACTTCTCTTGGGCTGTTTACAGTTATCAGTATGGGAATTTGCCTAAACCTTTAACAGCAAAACAAGCTGGTAAAAGGGGTTTCTCTGAAATTGAAGCAATGAAACATGTTAAGGCTTTGACTCAGTTTGGTCCTCATCCTGTTTCTTCTGATGCTCTTGTCCATGCCCTTgag TATGTATTGGGAGAAGttgagaaaattaaagaaactgcTCATTGGGAGGTTGATGTGAATGTTGATTTCTTTGAATCTAAATTTGGTGTAAATCGTCTGGTTGGTGGTTCTTTTAAGGGCAAGTCACTTGTGTATTCAGATATAAGTCACATTGTACTAAGAATCTTGCCAAAATATGAATCAGACGCAGGGGACAATGCGATACTGGTCTCTTCTCACATTGATACTGTCTTTACCAC TGGTGGGGCTGGAGATTGTAGTTCATGTGTAGCTGTAATGCTGGAACTAGCTCGATCTGTTTCCCAATCGGCTCATGGATTCAAGAATTCTATTATCTTTTTGTTCAATACTGGAGAGGAAGAAGGTCTTAATGGTGCTCATAGCTTTATAACTCAG CATCCATGGAGTTCCACAATACGTTTAGCTATTGATTTAGAAGCCATGGGTGCGGGTGGAAAGTCCAGTGTTTTTCAG GCTGGCCCGAGTCCGTGGGCTATTGAAAACTTTGCTTTAGCTGCGAAATATCCATCTGGTCAGATAATTGGACAG GATCTGTTCACTTCTGGAGTCATAAAATCTGCGACTGATTTCCAAGTATACAAGGAGGTTGCTGGTCTCTCAGGATTGGACTTTGCTTTTGCAGATAATACTGCTGTATACCACACTAAg AATGATAAGATAGAACTAATAAAACCAGGATCGCTCCAGCATCTTGGGGAAAATATGCTTGCTTTCCTCCTTCGCGTTGCTTCATCTTCTGATCTACCAAAGGATAAAACTCTTCAAGATGAGGAGAAAGCCAACCCGGACTCAGCCGTCTATTTTGACGTTTTG GGGAAGTATATGATTGTATACCGGCAAAGTTTTGCGACAATGCTATATGTTTCAGTGATCATGCAATCGCTTCTTATATGGGTTCTGTCTGTGTTCATGGGTGGTTATCCGGCTGTTGTGTCGCTGATTTTGTCGTGTTTGAGTATTATCCTCTCATGGATATTCTCAGTAGCTTTCTCAGTAGCTGTTGCATTCATATTGCCCTGGATTTCTTCATCACCTGTGCCGTATGCTTCAAACCCATGGATGGTAGTTGGATTGTTTGTGTCGCCTGCGGTTTTGGGGTCAATAAGTGGTCAGCATGTGGCCTTTATTTTCCTTCGGAAGAAATCATCAAACCGAAATTCGAACAAATTGCAAGTCTCGCCAAGACTACGAGATAATTTGGCCAGGCTGGAGGCTGAGAG ATGGCTGTTTAAAGCTGGTTTTATTCAGTGGCTTGTTCTTCTGGCCATCGGAACCTATTATAAACTTGGATCAACTTACCTCGCTCTGGTTTGGCTAGTTCCACCTGCATTTGCAT ATGGATTGCTCGAGGCGACTTTATCTCCAATCCGATTGCCAAAGCCCCTTAAACTTGCAACTCTCTTTATCAGCCTAGCGGTACCAATTTTGGTTTCATCTGGCAGTTTTATCCAGTTGACGGGCACAATGATCGGGATGCTCATTCGATTTGAAAG TACCCCAGGCGGAACTCCAGAATGGCTAGGCAATGCATTGATCGCTGTTGTAATTGCTACTTTCGTAAGTCTGACTATGGTGTACCTGCTGTCCTATATTCATCTCTCTG GTGCAAAAACGTTGCTTGTCACTGCATTATGCATTATCACTGCCCTCTCTCTGTCCCTTGTAGCTTCTGGTGTCTTTCCTGCATTTACTGAGGATACTTCCAGAGCAGTAAAT GTTGTACATGTTGTGGATACAAGCGGGCAAGATCAAGTGGCTTTCATATCGCTATTCTCAAACACTCCTGGAAACCTAAACATGGAAGCAGAGCAGATCAAAGAAGGGTTCAAATGTGGCAGAGACAATAAGATTGATTTTGTCAGTTTTGAAGCTAAATACAGTTGTGTGACCAAGAAGGACGCCGAGGTTGGATGGGACAAGCACAATATTCCAGTCCTTAGTGTCATAAACGACAAGGAGAGGGACGAGGGAAGAGTTACAGCGGTTTCAATGGACACAGGAGGCTCATCGCGCTGGACACTTCGCATTGACATGGAGGAAATAGAAGACTTTACAATGCAAGTGAGTGAGGATGAAGAGTTAATGATAGCACGAGGCGAGAAAAGCAGCAATGAACATGGATGGCATCAAATTCAATTCGCAGGTGGGAAAAAGGCGCCAACAAGCTTTGTTCTcaaactttacaaaaagaaggaagaagtatctgatgagaagaagaagcaaagaccTCTCTTGAAGCTCAGAACTGACTTCAACCGTCTCACTCCACAAGTCCACCGGGTTCTAGAAAGACTTCCTCCATTTTGCTCATTGTTTGGAAAATCCACTTCACCTTTTACTCTCGCCTTTCTTGCTTCTCTTCCTTGCACCAAATAA
- the LOC104770442 gene encoding endoplasmic reticulum metallopeptidase 1-like isoform X2: MRKRNPKASDLSETSSSSRQEPDVVYDNDALDKEVQADVQRSGKVWFSVLILVTYFSWAVYSYQYGNLPKPLTAKQAGKRGFSEIEAMKHVKALTQFGPHPVSSDALVHALEYVLGEVEKIKETAHWEVDVNVDFFESKFGVNRLVGGSFKGKSLVYSDISHIVLRILPKYESDAGDNAILVSSHIDTVFTTGGAGDCSSCVAVMLELARSVSQSAHGFKNSIIFLFNTGEEEGLNGAHSFITQHPWSSTIRLAIDLEAMGAGGKSSVFQAGPSPWAIENFALAAKYPSGQIIGQDLFTSGVIKSATDFQVYKEVAGLSGLDFAFADNTAVYHTKNDKIELIKPGSLQHLGENMLAFLLRVASSSDLPKDKTLQDEEKANPDSAVYFDVLGKYMIVYRQSFATMLYVSVIMQSLLIWVLSVFMGGYPAVVSLILSCLSIILSWIFSVAFSVAVAFILPWISSSPVPYASNPWMVVGLFVSPAVLGSISGQHVAFIFLRKKSSNRNSNKLQVSPRLRDNLARLEAERWLFKAGFIQWLVLLAIGTYYKLGSTYLALVWLVPPAFAYGLLEATLSPIRLPKPLKLATLFISLAVPILVSSGSFIQLTGTMIGMLIRFESTPGGTPEWLGNALIAVVIATFVSLTMVYLLSYIHLSGAKTLLVTALCIITALSLSLVASGVFPAFTEDTSRAVNVVHVVDTSGQDQVAFISLFSNTPGNLNMEAEQIKEGFKCGRDNKIDFVSFEAKYSCVTKKDAEVGWDKHNIPVLSVINDKERDEGRVTAVSMDTGGSSRWTLRIDMEEIEDFTMQVSEDEELMIARGEKSSNEHGWHQIQFAGGKKAPTSFVLKLYKKKEEVSDEKKKQRPLLKLRTDFNRLTPQVHRVLERLPPFCSLFGKSTSPFTLAFLASLPCTK; the protein is encoded by the exons ATGAGGAAGCGTAATCCAAAGGCGTCAGATTTGTCAGAGACATCTTCTTCTAGTCGTCAAGAGCCCGATGTTGTTTATGATAACGATGCTCTCGATAAGGAAGTGCAGGCTGATGTTCAAAGATCCGGGAAAGTTTGGTTTTCAGTGTTGATTTTGGTCACATACTTCTCTTGGGCTGTTTACAGTTATCAGTATGGGAATTTGCCTAAACCTTTAACAGCAAAACAAGCTGGTAAAAGGGGTTTCTCTGAAATTGAAGCAATGAAACATGTTAAGGCTTTGACTCAGTTTGGTCCTCATCCTGTTTCTTCTGATGCTCTTGTCCATGCCCTTgag TATGTATTGGGAGAAGttgagaaaattaaagaaactgcTCATTGGGAGGTTGATGTGAATGTTGATTTCTTTGAATCTAAATTTGGTGTAAATCGTCTGGTTGGTGGTTCTTTTAAGGGCAAGTCACTTGTGTATTCAGATATAAGTCACATTGTACTAAGAATCTTGCCAAAATATGAATCAGACGCAGGGGACAATGCGATACTGGTCTCTTCTCACATTGATACTGTCTTTACCAC TGGTGGGGCTGGAGATTGTAGTTCATGTGTAGCTGTAATGCTGGAACTAGCTCGATCTGTTTCCCAATCGGCTCATGGATTCAAGAATTCTATTATCTTTTTGTTCAATACTGGAGAGGAAGAAGGTCTTAATGGTGCTCATAGCTTTATAACTCAG CATCCATGGAGTTCCACAATACGTTTAGCTATTGATTTAGAAGCCATGGGTGCGGGTGGAAAGTCCAGTGTTTTTCAG GCTGGCCCGAGTCCGTGGGCTATTGAAAACTTTGCTTTAGCTGCGAAATATCCATCTGGTCAGATAATTGGACAG GATCTGTTCACTTCTGGAGTCATAAAATCTGCGACTGATTTCCAAGTATACAAGGAGGTTGCTGGTCTCTCAGGATTGGACTTTGCTTTTGCAGATAATACTGCTGTATACCACACTAAg AATGATAAGATAGAACTAATAAAACCAGGATCGCTCCAGCATCTTGGGGAAAATATGCTTGCTTTCCTCCTTCGCGTTGCTTCATCTTCTGATCTACCAAAGGATAAAACTCTTCAAGATGAGGAGAAAGCCAACCCGGACTCAGCCGTCTATTTTGACGTTTTG GGGAAGTATATGATTGTATACCGGCAAAGTTTTGCGACAATGCTATATGTTTCAGTGATCATGCAATCGCTTCTTATATGGGTTCTGTCTGTGTTCATGGGTGGTTATCCGGCTGTTGTGTCGCTGATTTTGTCGTGTTTGAGTATTATCCTCTCATGGATATTCTCAGTAGCTTTCTCAGTAGCTGTTGCATTCATATTGCCCTGGATTTCTTCATCACCTGTGCCGTATGCTTCAAACCCATGGATGGTAGTTGGATTGTTTGTGTCGCCTGCGGTTTTGGGGTCAATAAGTGGTCAGCATGTGGCCTTTATTTTCCTTCGGAAGAAATCATCAAACCGAAATTCGAACAAATTGCAAGTCTCGCCAAGACTACGAG ATAATCTGGCCAGGCTGGAGGCTGAAAGATGGCTGTTTAAAGCTGGTTTTATTCAGTGGCTTGTTCTTCTGGCCATCGGAACCTATTATAAACTTGGATCAACTTACCTCGCTCTGGTTTGGCTAGTTCCACCTGCATTTGCAT ATGGATTGCTCGAGGCGACTTTATCTCCAATCCGATTGCCAAAGCCCCTTAAACTTGCAACTCTCTTTATCAGCCTAGCGGTACCAATTTTGGTTTCATCTGGCAGTTTTATCCAGTTGACGGGCACAATGATCGGGATGCTCATTCGATTTGAAAG TACCCCAGGCGGAACTCCAGAATGGCTAGGCAATGCATTGATCGCTGTTGTAATTGCTACTTTCGTAAGTCTGACTATGGTGTACCTGCTGTCCTATATTCATCTCTCTG GTGCAAAAACGTTGCTTGTCACTGCATTATGCATTATCACTGCCCTCTCTCTGTCCCTTGTAGCTTCTGGTGTCTTTCCTGCATTTACTGAGGATACTTCCAGAGCAGTAAAT GTTGTACATGTTGTGGATACAAGCGGGCAAGATCAAGTGGCTTTCATATCGCTATTCTCAAACACTCCTGGAAACCTAAACATGGAAGCAGAGCAGATCAAAGAAGGGTTCAAATGTGGCAGAGACAATAAGATTGATTTTGTCAGTTTTGAAGCTAAATACAGTTGTGTGACCAAGAAGGACGCCGAGGTTGGATGGGACAAGCACAATATTCCAGTCCTTAGTGTCATAAACGACAAGGAGAGGGACGAGGGAAGAGTTACAGCGGTTTCAATGGACACAGGAGGCTCATCGCGCTGGACACTTCGCATTGACATGGAGGAAATAGAAGACTTTACAATGCAAGTGAGTGAGGATGAAGAGTTAATGATAGCACGAGGCGAGAAAAGCAGCAATGAACATGGATGGCATCAAATTCAATTCGCAGGTGGGAAAAAGGCGCCAACAAGCTTTGTTCTcaaactttacaaaaagaaggaagaagtatctgatgagaagaagaagcaaagaccTCTCTTGAAGCTCAGAACTGACTTCAACCGTCTCACTCCACAAGTCCACCGGGTTCTAGAAAGACTTCCTCCATTTTGCTCATTGTTTGGAAAATCCACTTCACCTTTTACTCTCGCCTTTCTTGCTTCTCTTCCTTGCACCAAATAA